The window TTAGTGCGATACAAAATTTACCTGTATGACGACTATCAAAGCTCTCTTATCCAGATAATTTTTGTCACTATATCGATTCGCTCGATCAAAGCACTAAAATTCAGTGTTGATCTTCCTAATTTTATTTTACCTGCCGCAATAAAGTAGTCAGTTGCAACCGATACGTCGTTAGCAGAGATATCCGTTAATTTATCAGGGAAGCGCTGCTTAAAATCAGCTATATCCAAAAACTCTGCCCGGTCACGACTGGCAATAATTGCGGCTGCATCTGACAAAGAGAGCGCAGTAATTCTTGCCGATAGTACTTCTGCCGATGCAGTATTCACGTTGATGGGCGTGGCATGCGGAAGCACCGTCACAAAGTCCCTCAGCTTTAACAACATATCTGAAGTAAATCCTGGCACCGACAACACATCGTCGATCTGAGTAAAGCGCAGGAATTGTACTTCAGGAATTGTGTCAGTTGACGCCTGATTCGCATTGCTCGTACTTTTTGAAGCATCTGTTGTATTGGGTACAGTCGGAATAGACGCATCCGTAGCATTAGAACCGCTTACCGCACCGATCACAGTGGCAGGCCCGCTTGCATTAGCAGAGACTTTTTTTGTTTGAGAATTAGCAACGGCTGTGGCTGTCGCAGCAGCGAGAGAGGGATCTAACTTTACATTGGTCAGCAAGCGCTCAAACGCGAGTACCTCTTTCGGGTTGACGATACCGTTCGTAGCCAAATTATTTATATTGAAACGCGACTGGGCATCCGTAATTTGGCCGGATAAAGTCGCGTCAGAAGCCTCTGTATCCGCACGACCGTTCTCTACATATTCGTCAAGTCTAGTTTCTGCCAAAGGCGTCGCCCAAGCCTCTTTAAGATGATCAACTTTACGTCCACGACCGTCCTCGCGCAAAATCAGACGAGCCCAATCCAATGCGCCACGAAGCACCCATTTTTTTTGCAGTTGAAGTCGTTGATTTTCAATTGAGCGAACCTGAACTTGCTGTTGCCAAAATAAACTAGCAACAATCGTAATAGCAAGCGTCGTTAGCAATAGCGCGGTCACAACGGCGACGCCAGATTGATGCTGTGGCAGTTTTTTCACGCCGCCCCCAGCAAGAATACTTTTAAGATGACATTCTCGCGCCCCAATAGCTGGAGTGACACCTCAAGCCCACTTTTTAGAGGAATAGGCTTACTTGCAGAACCCGTTTTGGCATTTTGTGATGTATCAATATCAGTGCCTGCCACCCGCCAAGTATTCTCGTCCTTAGTCCAGGTACGCATAGAAATGGATGCGACCTCCGTTTGGAGTACAACGATGGGCATACTGTCGGTCTCGTTAAGAGCATTTTGCCAATCAGCGTCAATCGTTTTTAGGTCTCGAGTAGCGATAGATTCCCGGCGACTCAAAATGCCTTCTTTCAGGCGATAGGCGACGATTTGCAAGCGCAAAGGTTGGTTATCATCAAACACTGTACGTATCATGTACAGGCCTTGAGGTGATGCTCGCAGACTCTCATGGGTAGCAAGCAAATCCGTCCCTGCAAGATGAGCACTGTCGTTTTCTAGCTGAGCAAAACTAATCTGCGTACCGCGAGATTGCTCTAGCTCGTTGGTCAAAGTAATACGCGCCCTGACGATACTGTCTAGACCACGCCAGCCCAGAACAGCGACAATCGCCAAAATAGTAATTGCAACGAGTAGTTCAACCAAAGTAAAACCAACTATTGTCTTTACTTGTTTTGGTCTGCCATTAGTAGCAATGTTGGTCGAAATTTTGAAGCGATTTTTATTAGATGGCATTGGGCACCACCTGCGTTAATTTAACAATCCTTCGTTCTGGATGATTGGCATCAAATACATACACTTCCACTCGTCTAAACAAAGGATTTGGCGTTGCCAATACGTGCTCTTCGCAAACCAGATTCAATTCACCCTGAGGGCAAGGGAAAGAACGTTCACCAACTGCAGGCCATTCAGAACCAAGCCGGATTTGCGCCAATCGGTTTTCTGCTGACCAGCTAGCCATCATTGCAGCCCGTAAATCATTGCTATTTTGAGTCAGGCTTCCTATCGCACGCAAACTTGCGCCCAATGCAGTCCCGACAATCACTAGCGCAACCAGAACCTCAAGCAAAGTAAAGCCTGAAGTTTTTTTCAATTGATATGGCGTCGCGCAATACGTACTCAACTTCATACCTACTCCACCACAAAATGGCCAATGCCATCTGCACGTATAACTATCTTGTCTTCCCCGACAATCATGCTCAGGACAAATGGCTTATCGACTGGTTCGCGACCAAATACAATGCGCAGGTCGGTCGTGCTGGCGAGTGATACTGGATCGATAGCTAGCTGGACTGGACTCATGGCGAACTCGCGTTCGCGCAACATATCAACATCAAGGATTGGTTCCCATGTCAGATCGTTGCGCACTAAAAAATGGTACCGATTTTGATCTGCCTCGAATGCAATAGGACGGTTTCGGACAATTGCTTCTTCCCGGGCTAATTGCAATAGCAAAGCAATACGTTGTGCGTCTGTTTGCAACCGCTGACGGCTACTTTGCA of the Undibacterium sp. 5I1 genome contains:
- the gspK gene encoding type II secretion system minor pseudopilin GspK; translated protein: MKKLPQHQSGVAVVTALLLTTLAITIVASLFWQQQVQVRSIENQRLQLQKKWVLRGALDWARLILREDGRGRKVDHLKEAWATPLAETRLDEYVENGRADTEASDATLSGQITDAQSRFNINNLATNGIVNPKEVLAFERLLTNVKLDPSLAAATATAVANSQTKKVSANASGPATVIGAVSGSNATDASIPTVPNTTDASKSTSNANQASTDTIPEVQFLRFTQIDDVLSVPGFTSDMLLKLRDFVTVLPHATPINVNTASAEVLSARITALSLSDAAAIIASRDRAEFLDIADFKQRFPDKLTDISANDVSVATDYFIAAGKIKLGRSTLNFSALIERIDIVTKIIWIREL
- a CDS encoding PulJ/GspJ family protein, with the protein product MPSNKNRFKISTNIATNGRPKQVKTIVGFTLVELLVAITILAIVAVLGWRGLDSIVRARITLTNELEQSRGTQISFAQLENDSAHLAGTDLLATHESLRASPQGLYMIRTVFDDNQPLRLQIVAYRLKEGILSRRESIATRDLKTIDADWQNALNETDSMPIVVLQTEVASISMRTWTKDENTWRVAGTDIDTSQNAKTGSASKPIPLKSGLEVSLQLLGRENVILKVFLLGAA
- the gspI gene encoding type II secretion system minor pseudopilin GspI, which codes for MKLSTYCATPYQLKKTSGFTLLEVLVALVIVGTALGASLRAIGSLTQNSNDLRAAMMASWSAENRLAQIRLGSEWPAVGERSFPCPQGELNLVCEEHVLATPNPLFRRVEVYVFDANHPERRIVKLTQVVPNAI
- a CDS encoding GspH/FimT family pseudopilin → MSRSSRYNSGFSLLELLVVLVIAGIMLGAVSFNAMQSSRQRLQTDAQRIALLLQLAREEAIVRNRPIAFEADQNRYHFLVRNDLTWEPILDVDMLREREFAMSPVQLAIDPVSLASTTDLRIVFGREPVDKPFVLSMIVGEDKIVIRADGIGHFVVE